TTCCCAACCTCAATGCTTCCTTTTTTATCTTCTTCAAAACTGCCTTTAGCAGCCCAAATGGTCATCGATTTTAAGGTTTCTTCGCGGGTTAGTGCGTTTTCCATTTGAAAACCATTTTCGGGATAACCGGATTTGTCTTTTCGGATTGCGGCAGCATAAAAAGTGTACATGGGGTTAATTTCTTCCACCGGGAAATCGGTTCCACTTGGCACCCAACCGTTGATTGCAAGTAATTGTTTGTATGCATAAGCACCTTTCATGCGCTCGGCTCCTACCCTATCGACTGCCCAATACATATCTGAAGTTGCATGCGTCGGCTGTATAGAAGGAACAATAGAATACTTACCAAATAATTCAAAATCATCGGGATGAATAATTTGAACATGTTCGATTCGCCATCTACGATCGTTTTTTTCTTTTAAAAACTCACCAAATAAATTTAAACTAAAACGATTACCCATATCGCCAATGGCATGGATACAAACCTGATAATTATTTTCGTAAGCCAATTGGCAAACCTTTCGGTACACGTCATTATCTTCCATTAACAAACCCCGATTTCCAGGATCATCAGAATAAGGCTCAATCATTAATGCACCGCGTGAACCCAAGGCTCCATCTGCATATAGTTTAATGGATCGGACCGTTAAATAATCGGTTACGTAGGGCCCGTTCTTAACAAAATTTTCAAAATTTTCTTCAGTAGGGCTTAGCATGGCATTTAACCTGATTTTCAGTTCTCCGCCTTTATTAAGCTCATCGATTAGCATAACAGTTGAATAATCAAGTCCACAGTCGACAACAGAAGTAAGTCCAACGGCAAAGCAGTTCTTTTGTGCTTCCAATAAGGCTTCTGCACTAACTTCAGCAGCATGTTCGGTTATTATTTTCTCAACTAAAGAAATGGCATTATCAATGAGCACACCGCTCGGCTCACCATTTACAAGAATGACTTCGCCCCCCTGAACCTTTGTTTTAGCTGTGATTCCTGCTCGTTTTAATGCTTCGCTGTTTACCCATGCGGCATGTCCGTCAACTCTGCGCAGAGAAACAGGATTGTTTGGAAAAGCTTTATCCAAAATATCTTTGGTAGGGAAATTCTTTACTTCCCAATCGTTTTGATCCCAGCTTCTTCCTATAACCCATTCGGCAGGATGGCTTTCGTGAAAGGCTTTTAAAATTTCAACAATTTCTTCAGGTGATTTAGTCCCACGCAAATCAGCATTGGTTAATAAGGACATTCCATATCCGTAAAAATGTGCATGGGCATCGATCAGTCCGGGGTAAAGATATTGCCCGATGCCGTTAATGGATCTTTGAGCACTGTATTTATCCAGAATTTCCTGGGTTGTACCAACCGCA
The DNA window shown above is from Bacteroidota bacterium and carries:
- a CDS encoding amidohydrolase produces the protein MKKLISVILLLPILISCSHMKTQVDLIVFNSNIYTVDDGFSIAESFAVKDGKFIAVGTTQEILDKYSAQRSINGIGQYLYPGLIDAHAHFYGYGMSLLTNADLRGTKSPEEIVEILKAFHESHPAEWVIGRSWDQNDWEVKNFPTKDILDKAFPNNPVSLRRVDGHAAWVNSEALKRAGITAKTKVQGGEVILVNGEPSGVLIDNAISLVEKIITEHAAEVSAEALLEAQKNCFAVGLTSVVDCGLDYSTVMLIDELNKGGELKIRLNAMLSPTEENFENFVKNGPYVTDYLTVRSIKLYADGALGSRGALMIEPYSDDPGNRGLLMEDNDVYRKVCQLAYENNYQVCIHAIGDMGNRFSLNLFGEFLKEKNDRRWRIEHVQIIHPDDFELFGKYSIVPSIQPTHATSDMYWAVDRVGAERMKGAYAYKQLLAINGWVPSGTDFPVEEINPMYTFYAAAIRKDKSGYPENGFQMENALTREETLKSMTIWAAKGSFEEDKKGSIEVGKMADFIILEKDLMTTEEQHLPYMRVLSTFLAGEEVFKLAK